In the Palaeococcus pacificus DY20341 genome, one interval contains:
- a CDS encoding DMT family transporter, which produces MDSGRGKIILSMIIWGSVGIFARFSKMDGISLAFVRVFLGSLIFAFIYTLKSPMWIKNAYLSIKPRIKLVFLLGLSLGLNWILFFSAVLYTDIPKATLIYYLAPIIVVLLSIVFLKEPITLKKSALVFTAFLGALIIAGQEEISFSNRDFLGVLFALGGAFFYACVTILGRYLRDVESSALTFFQLLFATIVLLPVVLGRGLTFSSSSFYAASVIALVHTVFALLIYMQGLKSVKANEAALLSYLDPLSAIVYASLIFGEIPSLMTIIGGGLILLASLLDILLQRQ; this is translated from the coding sequence ATGGACTCTGGAAGAGGTAAAATCATCCTTTCCATGATAATATGGGGAAGCGTAGGAATTTTTGCCCGCTTTTCCAAGATGGACGGAATAAGCTTAGCCTTTGTTAGGGTGTTCCTCGGCAGTTTAATATTTGCCTTCATCTACACTCTGAAGAGTCCTATGTGGATTAAAAATGCGTATCTGAGCATTAAGCCAAGAATAAAGCTCGTCTTCTTATTAGGCCTATCCCTTGGTTTAAATTGGATTCTCTTTTTTTCAGCAGTTCTCTACACGGATATCCCCAAAGCTACCCTCATTTATTACCTAGCGCCCATAATTGTAGTTCTCCTCTCAATAGTGTTTTTAAAGGAGCCTATAACACTAAAGAAGTCTGCCCTAGTTTTCACGGCCTTTTTAGGTGCACTGATAATAGCAGGCCAAGAAGAGATTTCCTTCTCAAATAGGGACTTTTTGGGAGTTTTATTTGCCTTAGGTGGGGCATTCTTCTACGCATGCGTTACAATACTTGGGAGATACCTCAGAGATGTTGAGAGCTCTGCCCTAACTTTCTTCCAGCTCCTCTTTGCAACTATTGTTCTGCTCCCAGTGGTTTTAGGTAGGGGTCTAACTTTCTCCTCAAGCTCTTTCTATGCCGCTTCCGTAATAGCCCTAGTTCACACGGTCTTTGCATTGCTAATCTACATGCAGGGGCTTAAGAGCGTTAAGGCCAATGAAGCAGCTTTGCTAAGCTATTTAGATCCCTTAAGCGCCATAGTGTATGCATCTCTAATTTTTGGAGAAATCCCCAGCCTTATGACCATAATCGGCGGCGGGCTGATTTTGCTCGCTTCCCTCTT
- the priS gene encoding DNA primase catalytic subunit PriS, which yields MSELFREVSKKERRLYYSKEWNATKLPKFLVEHLENREFGFDHTGDGPSDRKNVFHDIRDLEDYVKTTAPYAMFSSVALYEDPAGMEGWLGAELVFDIDAKDLPLKRCNHESGKVCPICLEDARELAKDTLIVLNEDLGFEDIHVVYSGRGYHIRVLDDWALDLDSKAREKLLSYISAAHEITFDDLSSKKIILSSGYPRVFRLRFGYFILRTNFNHLRNIGLNKNQIASILHNKEQIYEGFVKKAILRAFPGGIGYRTLLKLFALSTTFSKAYFDGKVTIDVKRILRVPSSLHSRVGFVTTYIGSKEGDLEKFNPFKKAVPKFRAKEVEEAYKLWLESSEEE from the coding sequence ATGAGCGAGCTCTTTAGGGAAGTAAGTAAGAAAGAGAGGAGGCTATACTATTCAAAGGAGTGGAACGCAACAAAGCTACCCAAGTTCTTGGTGGAACACCTTGAGAATCGAGAATTTGGATTTGACCACACTGGAGACGGCCCGAGCGACCGCAAAAATGTTTTCCACGACATTAGAGACTTGGAAGACTACGTTAAAACTACCGCTCCTTACGCTATGTTCTCGAGCGTTGCATTATATGAAGACCCCGCGGGGATGGAGGGCTGGCTTGGGGCAGAGCTCGTTTTTGACATAGACGCTAAGGACTTACCCCTAAAGCGTTGCAACCACGAGAGCGGGAAAGTGTGCCCAATTTGCTTAGAAGATGCTAGAGAGCTTGCCAAGGACACGCTTATAGTCTTGAATGAGGATTTAGGGTTTGAGGATATTCACGTTGTCTACTCCGGAAGGGGCTATCATATAAGAGTTCTTGACGATTGGGCTCTTGATTTGGACTCAAAAGCGAGGGAAAAACTTTTATCATACATATCAGCAGCTCATGAGATAACATTCGACGATTTAAGCTCCAAGAAGATAATACTCTCCTCTGGATACCCGAGGGTGTTCAGGCTGCGCTTTGGCTACTTTATTCTGAGGACGAACTTCAATCATCTTAGGAATATTGGGTTAAATAAAAACCAAATAGCAAGTATCTTGCACAATAAGGAACAAATCTACGAGGGATTTGTCAAAAAAGCAATACTAAGAGCGTTTCCAGGAGGTATTGGATATAGGACGCTTCTCAAACTCTTCGCACTCTCAACGACTTTCTCAAAGGCATACTTCGACGGTAAAGTTACCATAGATGTCAAGAGAATTTTGAGGGTTCCATCATCTCTCCACTCCAGAGTAGGCTTTGTAACTACATATATAGGTTCAAAGGAGGGAGATTTGGAGAAGTTTAACCCATTCAAAAAAGCTGTTCCCAAATTCAGAGCAAAGGAAGTTGAGGAAGCGTATAAGCTCTGGCTTGAATCTTCGGAGGAGGAGTGA
- the priL gene encoding DNA primase large subunit PriL → MIDPFGKKAKETLAEFESMNNFLRLIPNYLDIEVALDRVRWVKEGKIPEYILNLDDLRDLMSFYALLGALAFSPYGIEMELVKKANLEIYRRKISQSFDLDNLAIPIVLAGKDEIPKGDAVILEKRLEDALPEEEKEELRLKYKIHLKNLLSLSSKELSEYYIRGGYAYLTKGQLKELWESAFERNLERAVNLFYELREELPSYYLELYNRLSEIAREHFKERLERIGGEAQPLRFELFPPCVRIALSGVGSGLRNYAITVLLTSFLSYARICPNSQRRDVRVKDCIKDMSIIEKEILPIIIEAGNRCNPPLFEDQPNEIKNIWYHLGFGFTMTPTLEDSGSSTWYFPPNCSKIRANAPELCKPDKDCRYIKNPLTYYLRKLYIESKKAEGKE, encoded by the coding sequence ATGATAGACCCCTTCGGAAAGAAGGCAAAGGAAACACTCGCTGAATTTGAGAGCATGAACAACTTCTTGAGGCTTATTCCAAACTATCTTGACATTGAGGTGGCATTAGATAGAGTTAGATGGGTTAAAGAAGGAAAAATCCCGGAGTATATCCTAAACTTGGACGACTTAAGAGACTTAATGAGCTTCTACGCGCTGCTTGGAGCTTTAGCATTCTCTCCCTATGGTATTGAAATGGAGCTCGTTAAAAAAGCGAACTTGGAAATCTACAGGAGGAAGATTTCTCAAAGTTTTGACTTGGATAACCTAGCTATCCCCATTGTGCTCGCCGGAAAGGATGAAATTCCAAAGGGAGATGCTGTCATATTGGAAAAGCGCTTAGAGGACGCACTCCCCGAGGAAGAAAAGGAAGAGCTGAGACTTAAATACAAAATTCACCTTAAAAATCTGCTCTCCCTAAGCTCAAAAGAGCTCAGTGAGTACTACATTAGAGGAGGCTATGCCTATTTAACAAAAGGGCAGTTGAAGGAGCTTTGGGAAAGTGCTTTTGAGAGAAACCTTGAGAGAGCTGTTAATCTGTTCTACGAGCTTAGAGAAGAACTCCCCTCTTATTATCTTGAGCTTTACAACCGTCTCAGCGAAATTGCTAGAGAGCACTTTAAAGAGCGTTTGGAGAGAATTGGAGGTGAAGCACAGCCTTTGCGCTTTGAGCTCTTCCCACCGTGCGTTAGGATTGCTCTCAGCGGCGTTGGGAGCGGCCTTAGAAACTACGCCATAACCGTGCTCTTAACATCCTTCTTGAGCTATGCGAGGATTTGTCCAAACTCTCAAAGAAGGGATGTTAGAGTTAAAGACTGCATTAAAGATATGAGCATCATAGAGAAAGAGATACTCCCAATCATCATAGAAGCAGGCAATCGCTGCAATCCACCGCTCTTTGAGGACCAGCCAAACGAGATAAAGAACATTTGGTACCATTTGGGCTTCGGGTTTACGATGACTCCAACCCTCGAAGACAGCGGTAGTTCTACATGGTACTTTCCACCGAACTGTTCCAAAATTAGAGCCAATGCCCCAGAGCTATGCAAGCCCGACAAAGATTGCCGCTACATCAAGAACCCGCTAACCTACTACCTGAGGAAGCTCTATATAGAAAGCAAGAAAGCGGAGGGGAAGGAATGA
- a CDS encoding molybdopterin-dependent oxidoreductase yields MFNVCMRDCYDTCSVISQFKNGTLTVRGNPNHPITQGLLCPKGALLPKWFHSEERLKSPLIRTGGRGEGKFRRADWSEVISLIAQKLKETIKKNGSESVLVYQYAGDRGVVNYSFPLRLFHYLNASFIDYAICDRAGQEALKDVYGSAVGFNPEDLKNQKLIVYWGINAFWTNLHGFMLTKRYGLEKWVVDVVKTETAKRSDKFFQIKPNTDVLFALSIAKLIIENELYDKAFVEKNVYGFEEFKKYVSRLDLDFVSAETGISKHAIEEFAFNYAEKKGVIHIGYGFQRSLSGGEAVRAISILPALVGHKFGFIYDMKTIDKSYAEGSFLRTKPIRRIPQMELAEHIESGEIKFLYIYNSNPLASLPNQNRLRKALKESDVFVVVHDIFLTDTALHADIVLPANTFFERLDIADSYYHPYVMLNEPVTKLYGKSNREVTTLLAKALEIDNPYLYESEEQVIRKILEQNGLSWEELKEKGFVKVPERQREYKTPSGRIEFYSQRATERGLNPFPEYKPLKGKGLQLLSPTHRMTITSQYHNTYGIIDPNLYINPKDAKERGIEDGDLVEVYNSKGSIKTRAKLSEDVPSGVVLLYKAFWPKLLGWNVNFLTSDSTVEEYGKASAYHSTWVEVRKAQ; encoded by the coding sequence ATGTTCAACGTATGTATGCGTGACTGCTACGATACATGCTCTGTAATAAGTCAATTTAAAAATGGAACGCTTACAGTGAGGGGAAATCCCAACCATCCAATTACCCAAGGTTTGCTGTGTCCCAAAGGAGCTCTCCTCCCAAAGTGGTTTCACAGTGAGGAGAGGCTTAAAAGCCCCTTAATACGCACTGGCGGAAGAGGGGAAGGTAAGTTTAGAAGGGCCGATTGGAGTGAAGTCATATCCCTAATAGCTCAAAAGTTGAAAGAAACTATAAAAAAGAATGGGAGTGAAAGCGTCCTTGTTTACCAATATGCTGGAGATAGAGGGGTAGTAAATTACTCATTCCCCCTAAGGCTTTTTCATTATCTAAACGCCAGCTTCATAGATTATGCTATTTGTGATCGGGCTGGGCAGGAGGCTTTGAAAGACGTTTATGGAAGTGCAGTAGGATTTAACCCTGAAGATCTCAAAAATCAGAAATTAATTGTTTACTGGGGAATTAACGCCTTTTGGACAAACCTCCACGGATTTATGTTGACTAAAAGATACGGGCTTGAAAAGTGGGTAGTTGACGTTGTAAAGACAGAGACTGCTAAGCGGAGCGATAAGTTTTTCCAAATAAAGCCCAACACTGATGTTCTGTTCGCACTTTCAATAGCTAAGCTTATAATCGAGAATGAGCTTTATGATAAGGCCTTCGTTGAGAAAAATGTCTATGGGTTTGAGGAATTCAAGAAATACGTGTCACGTCTTGATTTGGACTTTGTAAGTGCAGAAACAGGGATTTCAAAGCATGCGATAGAAGAGTTCGCCTTTAATTACGCTGAGAAAAAGGGTGTAATTCACATAGGCTACGGCTTCCAAAGGAGCCTCAGCGGAGGTGAAGCGGTTAGAGCGATAAGTATTCTTCCAGCCCTCGTCGGCCACAAGTTCGGCTTTATCTATGATATGAAAACCATAGACAAAAGCTATGCTGAAGGGTCTTTCTTAAGAACAAAGCCTATTAGAAGAATTCCGCAGATGGAGCTGGCTGAGCATATAGAAAGTGGGGAGATAAAGTTTCTCTACATCTATAACTCCAATCCTTTAGCTTCTCTACCAAATCAAAACCGTTTGAGGAAGGCTTTAAAAGAGAGCGATGTTTTTGTTGTGGTGCACGACATATTTTTAACTGACACAGCTCTCCATGCGGACATCGTTCTTCCTGCAAATACATTTTTCGAGCGCTTGGACATAGCAGACTCCTATTACCACCCCTACGTTATGCTGAACGAACCGGTTACAAAGCTCTACGGCAAGAGCAACCGTGAAGTAACTACCCTCCTGGCGAAAGCCCTGGAAATAGATAATCCCTATCTCTACGAGAGCGAAGAGCAAGTAATTAGAAAAATCTTAGAGCAAAATGGGTTAAGCTGGGAGGAGCTTAAGGAGAAAGGCTTTGTGAAGGTGCCCGAAAGACAGAGAGAATACAAAACGCCGAGCGGAAGGATTGAATTTTATTCCCAAAGAGCCACTGAGAGGGGATTAAACCCATTCCCTGAATATAAGCCTTTAAAAGGTAAGGGGTTGCAGCTCCTGAGTCCAACGCATAGGATGACCATAACGAGCCAATATCACAACACCTACGGCATAATAGACCCCAACCTGTATATAAACCCAAAAGACGCTAAAGAAAGGGGAATCGAAGATGGGGATTTGGTGGAGGTGTACAATTCAAAAGGGAGCATAAAGACCAGGGCAAAACTCAGTGAGGACGTTCCAAGCGGAGTAGTGCTCCTTTACAAAGCATTTTGGCCGAAACTTTTGGGATGGAACGTGAACTTTTTAACGAGCGACTCAACCGTAGAAGAATACGGCAAAGCCTCGGCATATCACTCAACTTGGGTGGAGGTTAGGAAAGCACAATAG
- a CDS encoding ATPase domain-containing protein, with product MTLEYKMKRIKSGIPGFDDLIQGGFPENTTVLVAGGTGTGKTTFGLQFIYKGAEEYGEPGVFVTLEERAKDIRREVKSFGWDFKALENKGLIAIIDGVSSAVGLPSEEKFALEEKFNIDNFLRYIYRVVKSINAKRLVIDSIPSLAFRLEDERQIREVLLKLNTILLEMGVTTILTTEAPDPQAGKISRYGIEEYISRGLVLLDLQERNIELKRYLLIRKMRETKHSMRKYPFEITNTGIVVYPSGEIY from the coding sequence ATGACTCTTGAATATAAGATGAAAAGGATAAAAAGTGGAATCCCTGGCTTTGATGACCTTATTCAAGGGGGGTTCCCTGAGAACACGACTGTTTTAGTTGCCGGTGGTACGGGAACAGGAAAAACAACATTTGGCCTTCAGTTTATATATAAAGGTGCTGAAGAATATGGAGAGCCAGGAGTTTTTGTTACACTTGAAGAGAGAGCTAAAGATATTAGAAGAGAGGTTAAATCTTTCGGTTGGGACTTTAAAGCGTTAGAAAATAAGGGTCTAATAGCAATAATTGATGGGGTTAGCTCTGCTGTGGGTTTGCCCTCTGAAGAAAAGTTCGCTCTCGAGGAAAAGTTCAATATTGATAACTTTTTGAGATACATTTACAGGGTTGTCAAGTCAATAAACGCTAAGCGTTTGGTTATAGATTCGATTCCATCCCTAGCATTTAGACTTGAGGATGAAAGACAAATTAGGGAGGTTCTCCTTAAATTGAATACTATTCTTCTCGAAATGGGGGTTACAACAATTTTAACGACAGAGGCTCCTGATCCTCAAGCGGGCAAAATTAGCAGGTATGGTATTGAGGAGTACATCTCTAGGGGACTTGTCTTGCTGGATCTCCAAGAGAGAAACATTGAGCTTAAGCGCTATCTCCTTATTAGGAAGATGCGTGAAACGAAGCATTCAATGAGGAAGTATCCCTTTGAAATCACCAACACAGGAATCGTGGTTTACCCGAGTGGAGAAATATACTAG
- a CDS encoding RAD55 family ATPase — protein sequence MTLFPDDILQDRIEKDITRVSTGIIDELITGGIPKGSVILLIGDPKAGKTTFISQFMYNQVIYGAPVIGILTDVSKYEFLSNSLDFGWDFTPYVDDRLFIIDAYSSRIGGKPKFAFEEATITNVADMGQVISVIKDITLRIVQNANPSFITGVISSLTPLFFESEVKDIYKFLEDLKDLAHRHKQVWILEMNSGIEAPHVETMVKAIVDGIIELKLMEEDKTLRRYMRVYGMKRTRHVLSWVPYEITSTGIQIKL from the coding sequence ATAACTTTGTTTCCAGATGACATCCTCCAAGATAGGATTGAGAAGGATATAACCCGAGTTTCGACTGGTATTATAGATGAGTTAATTACGGGGGGGATACCCAAAGGTAGCGTAATTCTTCTCATAGGTGATCCTAAAGCGGGAAAAACTACTTTTATAAGCCAATTTATGTATAATCAGGTTATATACGGTGCCCCTGTTATTGGAATTCTTACAGACGTTTCAAAGTATGAGTTTTTGAGCAACAGCTTGGACTTTGGTTGGGACTTTACACCCTATGTGGATGATAGACTCTTTATAATAGATGCCTATTCAAGCAGAATCGGTGGAAAACCAAAATTTGCATTTGAGGAGGCAACTATTACTAACGTTGCCGACATGGGACAAGTTATAAGTGTGATTAAAGACATAACCCTTAGAATTGTTCAAAATGCAAACCCTTCGTTCATAACAGGAGTTATTAGTTCATTAACTCCCTTATTCTTTGAATCAGAAGTTAAAGATATCTATAAGTTTTTAGAAGATCTAAAGGACTTGGCCCATAGGCACAAGCAGGTGTGGATATTAGAGATGAACTCGGGAATTGAGGCACCACATGTCGAAACTATGGTAAAAGCTATAGTTGATGGCATAATAGAGCTTAAGCTCATGGAAGAGGACAAAACTTTGAGAAGATACATGAGGGTCTATGGAATGAAGAGGACGAGGCATGTGCTATCATGGGTGCCTTACGAAATTACATCCACAGGAATACAGATTAAGCTTTGA
- a CDS encoding PIN domain-containing protein, whose product MRELIIEKPELQIFLNLIQKRGITVSYPLYNMDLLKAEVYDDGYRIKVLASEKNFRDFLKDRKEFLEELPTYRDFRECFLASGIIRYDNVDEFLERLELYKGLTKGVVFAPDTNVLYHSFISNFKPLKGYEIIIVDLVKKEIENSMNFKYRPADIKALRRVLYHGELLNEFYNKRKMKSRKAAYIALKEFDKLKDRAIEVESVKEEARTNDELIVKTLKKFDQENAPLTILLTADIAMTDIAKLEGVEHFLFEYPHGELDELFAAPHQLRALLFNLAAVFGVIQINRAYLFGEFRGKAKLNELKMLLRGEYEEMKFHLEICRKIMGLKIKK is encoded by the coding sequence ATGAGGGAGCTGATAATAGAAAAGCCTGAGCTTCAAATTTTTTTAAATTTAATTCAGAAGAGAGGCATAACCGTTAGCTACCCACTTTACAATATGGACCTTCTAAAAGCTGAGGTCTATGACGACGGCTACAGGATTAAAGTTTTAGCCAGTGAAAAAAATTTCAGAGACTTCCTAAAAGATAGAAAAGAGTTTTTGGAGGAGCTGCCAACATATAGAGACTTTAGGGAGTGTTTTTTGGCCTCAGGCATAATACGCTATGACAACGTTGATGAGTTCTTAGAGCGTTTGGAGCTCTATAAAGGGCTGACAAAAGGAGTTGTCTTCGCTCCTGATACCAATGTGCTATACCATTCATTCATATCAAACTTCAAACCTTTGAAAGGCTATGAAATAATCATCGTGGACCTAGTAAAGAAAGAAATTGAAAATTCAATGAACTTTAAGTACCGACCAGCGGATATAAAAGCATTGAGGAGGGTTTTATACCACGGCGAGCTTTTAAATGAGTTCTATAACAAAAGGAAGATGAAATCAAGAAAGGCTGCATATATAGCCTTGAAAGAATTCGACAAGCTGAAGGATAGGGCTATTGAAGTGGAGTCCGTAAAGGAGGAAGCAAGAACCAACGATGAGCTAATAGTGAAGACTTTAAAGAAATTCGACCAAGAAAACGCACCCCTAACCATACTTTTAACTGCAGACATAGCTATGACAGATATAGCAAAGCTCGAAGGAGTAGAGCACTTTTTGTTTGAATATCCTCATGGAGAGCTCGATGAGCTGTTTGCTGCACCTCATCAGCTTCGCGCCCTGCTATTCAACCTCGCAGCAGTTTTTGGAGTAATTCAAATAAACCGGGCATATCTATTTGGGGAATTTAGAGGGAAGGCCAAGTTAAACGAGCTCAAAATGCTCTTGAGAGGAGAATACGAGGAGATGAAGTTTCACTTAGAAATATGCAGAAAAATAATGGGACTAAAAATTAAAAAATAA
- a CDS encoding DUF2284 domain-containing protein, with the protein MRIISEREISAGDIVISPRPIWKCRACPMYGKSPSCPPHTPSWKEAKEWVGHFKKALLIKFEIDYENFDREKRDAINYLLKKEEEFFKAGYYYAFGLFPGNCNLCEECSFQRNGECSMPTKVRPSLDAIGIELFKLVKIDFNESVLYGLILID; encoded by the coding sequence ATGAGGATAATCTCTGAGCGTGAAATCAGTGCAGGGGACATAGTGATTTCCCCGCGGCCTATTTGGAAGTGTAGAGCGTGTCCAATGTATGGGAAATCTCCTTCATGCCCCCCTCATACTCCATCTTGGAAGGAAGCAAAGGAGTGGGTAGGACATTTTAAGAAAGCTCTCCTAATCAAGTTCGAAATCGACTATGAGAACTTTGACAGAGAAAAGAGGGATGCCATAAATTATCTCCTCAAAAAGGAAGAAGAATTTTTCAAAGCAGGCTATTACTATGCCTTTGGGCTTTTCCCTGGAAACTGTAACCTATGTGAGGAGTGCAGTTTTCAAAGAAATGGAGAGTGCAGTATGCCCACAAAAGTGAGGCCCTCACTGGATGCCATTGGTATTGAGCTTTTCAAGCTTGTGAAGATTGACTTCAACGAAAGCGTTTTGTATGGGTTGATACTAATTGATTAG
- a CDS encoding HAD family hydrolase, producing MKAVFFDIDETLLSEKPLIMLLLPQVYSQLSKRLGITKKKARDLFLKEIIGRRETYEWHDWNFFFKLFGVDITYEELLKAYPHKLTVFPDVKPTLEWLKKEGYLLGVITSGPEYQRLKLRLTKLSKYFDVIVTREDVNTVKPDPKIFFYALKEAGIEPKDAAMVGDSLHQDVFGAKNVGMKGIWINRNGENDYYFSDYEIRTLYELMKITKEI from the coding sequence ATGAAGGCTGTTTTCTTTGATATCGATGAGACTCTGTTATCTGAGAAGCCCCTAATAATGCTCCTTTTGCCCCAAGTTTACAGTCAGCTCTCAAAAAGGCTCGGCATAACAAAGAAAAAAGCAAGAGATTTATTTTTAAAGGAGATTATTGGCCGGAGAGAGACCTACGAGTGGCATGATTGGAACTTCTTCTTTAAGCTTTTTGGAGTGGATATCACGTATGAGGAGCTTTTAAAAGCCTATCCCCACAAGCTCACAGTTTTTCCTGACGTAAAACCCACGCTTGAATGGCTCAAAAAAGAAGGATACCTTTTGGGAGTGATAACCAGCGGGCCTGAGTATCAAAGGTTAAAGCTTCGCTTAACTAAGCTGTCTAAGTACTTCGACGTTATTGTAACGAGAGAAGATGTAAACACAGTAAAGCCAGATCCAAAAATTTTCTTCTATGCTCTCAAAGAAGCAGGTATTGAGCCAAAAGATGCAGCTATGGTGGGCGACAGCCTACACCAGGATGTTTTTGGAGCTAAAAATGTTGGAATGAAAGGAATTTGGATAAACAGAAATGGGGAAAATGACTACTACTTTTCAGATTACGAGATAAGGACTCTCTACGAGCTGATGAAGATAACGAAAGAAATTTAG
- a CDS encoding FtsZ/tubulin family protein has protein sequence MEVSFPFNHIFVGIGNNGSLIVRNINIPEATRVVIDTSDYLLNKKAFIDEVEDFFKKVDKNAILWLIFEKKPMNIEIAKIIDFYLPSDVMRLAYVLTPYIELVNTEKPTWAGTFETVFYDSLWEVLDEYKEASLKDAFNAAGKRIGEMFSKLYNYLEANMLVNVDYADFFAMIKGGNVGILRLINEIDFNWHWGIWERGLINIRAGRNVPLSNAHKILNHFQEILEEKDIIWGVQIDNESNDDVEVLALLIKRW, from the coding sequence ATGGAAGTTTCTTTTCCTTTTAACCATATTTTTGTGGGTATTGGAAACAATGGCTCGCTTATAGTTAGGAATATAAATATACCTGAAGCAACGAGAGTTGTTATTGATACTTCCGATTACTTACTCAACAAAAAGGCTTTCATTGATGAAGTTGAGGATTTCTTCAAGAAAGTTGATAAGAATGCTATATTATGGCTGATTTTTGAAAAAAAGCCTATGAACATTGAAATCGCTAAGATAATTGATTTTTACCTTCCAAGTGATGTCATGAGGCTAGCTTATGTGCTCACGCCATACATAGAGCTTGTGAACACTGAAAAGCCTACGTGGGCTGGAACATTTGAGACAGTCTTCTATGACTCCTTGTGGGAAGTTTTGGACGAATACAAGGAGGCCTCTTTAAAGGATGCATTCAATGCGGCAGGTAAGAGGATTGGAGAAATGTTCTCAAAGCTCTACAACTATTTGGAAGCGAACATGTTAGTGAACGTTGACTATGCGGACTTTTTTGCCATGATTAAAGGCGGAAACGTTGGTATATTGAGGCTAATTAATGAAATCGACTTCAACTGGCATTGGGGAATTTGGGAGAGAGGACTGATAAACATACGAGCAGGGAGGAACGTCCCTCTAAGCAACGCCCACAAAATCCTAAACCACTTTCAAGAGATTTTAGAGGAAAAGGACATAATATGGGGCGTTCAGATAGATAACGAGTCAAACGACGACGTGGAAGTGCTAGCTCTGCTAATCAAGAGGTGGTGA
- the hxlAB gene encoding bifunctional 3-hexulose-6-phosphate synthase/6-phospho-3-hexuloisomerase: MILQVALDLTDIEQAMSIAEKAAHGGAHWLEVGTPLIKKEGMRAVELMKRRFPDRKVVADLKTMDTGALEVEMAVRHGADVVSILGVADDKTIKDAVKVAKRYGIRVMVDLIGVKDKVARAKQLEKMGVDYILVHTGIDEQVQGKSPLEDLEKVVKAVKIPVAVAGGLNLETIPKVVEMGATIIIVGGAITKAKDPEETTRKIIDLFWGEYMLTIKKAMRDIMDHINHVVDALKLEEVRGMIDAMIGANKIFIYGAGRSGLVGKAFAMRLMHLDFNVYVVGETITPAFGEGDLLIAISGSGETKSIVDAAEIAKDQGGKVVALTSYKNSTLGRISDVVVTIPGRAKTDVPTDYIARQMLTEYKWVAPMGTLFEDSTMIFLDGIIALLMATFQKTEKDMKKKHATLE, from the coding sequence ATGATCCTGCAAGTTGCACTGGATTTAACCGATATTGAGCAAGCTATGTCCATAGCTGAGAAAGCTGCTCACGGAGGAGCCCATTGGCTTGAAGTTGGAACTCCACTCATCAAGAAGGAGGGTATGAGAGCTGTTGAGCTCATGAAGCGCAGGTTCCCTGATAGAAAGGTCGTGGCAGATCTAAAAACAATGGACACAGGGGCTTTGGAGGTAGAAATGGCCGTAAGGCATGGAGCAGATGTTGTCTCTATTCTTGGGGTTGCAGATGATAAAACAATCAAAGATGCTGTTAAGGTAGCAAAGAGGTATGGAATAAGGGTTATGGTAGATTTAATCGGTGTCAAGGATAAGGTTGCGAGAGCAAAGCAACTTGAGAAGATGGGAGTTGACTATATATTAGTCCATACAGGAATCGATGAGCAAGTTCAAGGGAAATCCCCACTAGAAGACCTAGAAAAAGTTGTAAAAGCTGTAAAAATACCGGTTGCAGTTGCTGGAGGGCTGAACTTAGAGACAATACCAAAAGTCGTTGAGATGGGCGCCACAATTATAATTGTCGGAGGAGCAATAACAAAGGCAAAAGATCCAGAAGAAACCACGAGGAAGATTATAGACCTCTTTTGGGGTGAATACATGCTCACAATCAAAAAGGCTATGAGAGACATAATGGATCACATAAATCATGTAGTAGATGCACTAAAGCTCGAAGAAGTTAGAGGAATGATCGACGCAATGATTGGAGCAAATAAAATCTTTATTTACGGTGCTGGAAGAAGCGGTCTGGTAGGAAAGGCTTTTGCTATGCGCCTGATGCACCTTGACTTTAACGTTTACGTTGTCGGTGAAACAATAACTCCTGCATTTGGAGAAGGGGATTTACTCATAGCAATCAGCGGAAGCGGTGAGACAAAGAGCATAGTAGATGCAGCGGAGATAGCTAAAGACCAAGGAGGAAAAGTAGTAGCTCTAACATCATATAAGAACTCGACTCTAGGAAGAATATCTGATGTAGTTGTCACAATCCCAGGAAGAGCAAAAACAGACGTTCCAACCGATTATATAGCAAGGCAAATGCTCACCGAGTATAAGTGGGTAGCCCCGATGGGGACGCTCTTTGAGGACTCTACAATGATATTCCTCGACGGAATAATAGCTCTCCTCATGGCAACATTCCAAAAGACCGAAAAGGATATGAAGAAAAAGCACGCTACTTTAGAATAG